The segment CCCGTCGAGTCTACGTGGAACGTCGAAGAACGTACGTCCGATCCTACAGTTCACGCTGCAACTTTGACCGCAGACAGGGCGTGACGACGGGATCGGGTGTCGATACTCGATCTTTAACATGGCGTCGACCGTTCCCGTACGCGCCATACGCATGGCGTACTTGCAGGCCTCCACAAACCTCTCCGGGTCCGCTATCTTAACACCTCCACAGCCTTTAACGGCGACCGCCTTAAGCCTTTTAGCGCCCATAACCGCTCCGAAGCCGCTGTGGCCTGAGGCGTTCTCAGGCGGATGCGATACAGCGGCGAAGCGGACCAGGTTCTCCCCTGCCGGTCCGATGCATGCCACCTGTACGCCGGGTCCATGGATCTTACGGAGCCTCTCCACGGTCTGTCTAACGGTTAAACCCCAAAGCTCTTTAGCAGACAGTAGCTCAGCGTCACGGTCGTGTATCCATAGGTAGACAGGTTCTTCGCTACAGCCTACCACGACAAACCCGTCGAAGCCCGCATACTTCAGCTCGGAGCCTAGGAACCCGCCCATGGTGGAGTGGGTGTACCACGGTTTCGGGTAGACCCTCGGCGAGACGCTACAGAACACTATCCTACCGGAGGTCGGGGCTAGGGTTCCTGTCAACGGCCCGGTCATAGCGATCAAAGGGTTCCTCGGGTCGTAAGCGTCTACATCCGGCGGCAAGATCTCCCACGCTATCCTAGCGGCGATCCCCCTCCCGCCTAGATACTTCAGGGCGTACCTCATGGTGTCTAGCTCGTCGATCCTGCCGGTCGAGAGGTTTACGTAGAGGATGGATCCTATCCAGCCGTAGGGCATGGTTATCGGCCTCCTTTCTCATTGATAACTATGGCGTGGGTCGGGCATACCTCGACGCATGCCGGGCCGCCGCTACGTCGACGGCAGAGGTCGCATTTAACGTAGACGCCCTTAGAGGGATGCATGAATATCACCGTTCCTTCCGAGGCGAAGGGGCAGGCCTCTGCGCAGAGACCGCATCCTGTACAGAGATCCTCGTCTATATACCTGGCTCCGGTCCTCTCGTCTACCTTCACGGCCCCGGTGGGACAGGCGAATAGACACTTGGGAACCGTACACTGCACGCATACCGATGGGGTAAAACGGTAGTTCTCCCTGTCCTTCTCCACCTTGATCCGTGAAACCGACGGTCTAGACTCGCCTTCGTGCAAAGTCGAGCATACGAGCTCGCATAACCCACAGCCTCTACAACGGTCAGGATAAACCGCTAACCTGACCATAGGCTCAGGTACGGCCGCGGAAAGGTTTGAATCCATACAGAGTAAAGCTTAACGGCAAACTATATAACAATCAGCATCATCGTCTGCTGAGAACCCTGAACACCTTCAGGAGTTGTCTACCCTCCTCCGTCAGCTCATACATCCGTCTACCGTCTAGCCTACGGCTCTCCACGTAGCCTCTCTTTTCCAAGTCTCTAAGGTGCTGGTAGACTGCTTGAAGACTTATGGCGCCTCTGAGAGCCTTCCAAACACCATACCCATGCCTACCGCCCTTAGCGAGGATCCTAAGAATCCTAACCTTCATACCGGTCTCCGGGGATAGCTCGACCGCACGCCGCCGGTAGCTTAGGAAATCCGATATGCTGGGGGCTTTCAAACCGCTTCCGGTTAAAATACATACCACAGTCTCACCGGGTTCCAGGAAACCTGTCTCCAGAAGCCTGGGGAGAGCCGCCACGGTGGAGGAGCTCGACGGCTCGACGAACAGTCCCTCGAGCCTAGCAAGCTCCCTCTCAGCCCTGAACATCTCCTCATCCCTTATAGCGACAGCCGTGCCTTCGCTGTCCCTTAGGGCCTCGAGAACCTCGACGCCATAGACCGGTTTTCTGACTAAGATAGCGGTGGCTTTGGTCTTCGGGCTAATAAGCTCCGTGGGCTCAACACCCTTTTTGAAAGCCTCGACTATAGGCGCGCAGCCCTCCGCCTGGACAGCTACCATCCTAGGAACATCAGAGGCTAAACAGGTTTCCTGAAGCTCCTTGAATCCCTTCCAGACCGAGTATAAGCAGCTTCCGCTGCCTACGGGGACCACGACCACGTCGGGTATACGACCGAGCTGCTCCCAAACTTCATAGGCTATGGTCTTCTGCGCCTCTAGGCTCAGGGGGTTGAGCTCGGGAGTCGCCTGGTAGACGCCTGTTTCACCGTCTATCTCCGACGCCTTCTCTATCGCGTCGTCGAGGTAGAGCCCATGCTCATCGACCTCCGAGCCGTATATCAGAAGCTGAATTATCTTACCCTCATCCACGTTCTTAGGCACGACGATTTTACAGGCTAAACCCACCTTAGCCGTATATGCGGCTAGGCTTGCTCCCATATTCCCGTTCGAAGCGGCTATGACCTTTTTAAACCCAAGCCTATGAGCCCACGTAACCATCAGGGAAGCAGCCCTATCCCTGAAGGAGCCGGTCGGGTTCCGGGAGTCGTCTTTAAGGTATAGGTTTCCAAGTCCAAGCTTTTCACCTAAGTTTACGGCTCTCACAAACGGGCTGAGGCCTTCGACCAAGGATACAGGAGGCCATTCTTCAGGAATCGGAAGGACGCTTCTGTAACGCCACATCGAGTTTAAACCATCCACAGGCTTAAAACAGGGTGTTTCGTCCTTAAAGACAAACTTTAGCCTTCCACCGCATTCGGAGCATCGGATCCACGGTCTCTCAGGCGGATAAGAGAGGCCGCACCGTTCGCATACGAGCCTCATAGGCATCTCAGATACGGCCAGTCTAACCCCTCCCAGCCCGCTCTTCAAGCTTCCCCCGTAGCATGTTCATCAGAAGCCTAGGGTCGACTTTTCCCCTAAGTCTACTCATGAGGTAACCCATCAGAGGCTTTAAGGCTTTAACACCCATCTTATCGACCAGTTCAGCCCTCTCGGCTAGGGCCTCCTCCACGACCTTCTCAAGCTCAGCCTGTGAGAGAAGCCGTATATCTAGGGCCTTCAGGCAATCCTCGACCGTCTTATCGGTGTTTAGGCTTAGCCACTTCACCACGTCAGGTATGTTCTCCCTGGTTAT is part of the Candidatus Bathyarchaeota archaeon genome and harbors:
- a CDS encoding 4Fe-4S dicluster domain-containing protein, with product MDSNLSAAVPEPMVRLAVYPDRCRGCGLCELVCSTLHEGESRPSVSRIKVEKDRENYRFTPSVCVQCTVPKCLFACPTGAVKVDERTGARYIDEDLCTGCGLCAEACPFASEGTVIFMHPSKGVYVKCDLCRRRSGGPACVEVCPTHAIVINEKGGR
- the thrC gene encoding threonine synthase, whose amino-acid sequence is MKSGLGGVRLAVSEMPMRLVCERCGLSYPPERPWIRCSECGGRLKFVFKDETPCFKPVDGLNSMWRYRSVLPIPEEWPPVSLVEGLSPFVRAVNLGEKLGLGNLYLKDDSRNPTGSFRDRAASLMVTWAHRLGFKKVIAASNGNMGASLAAYTAKVGLACKIVVPKNVDEGKIIQLLIYGSEVDEHGLYLDDAIEKASEIDGETGVYQATPELNPLSLEAQKTIAYEVWEQLGRIPDVVVVPVGSGSCLYSVWKGFKELQETCLASDVPRMVAVQAEGCAPIVEAFKKGVEPTELISPKTKATAILVRKPVYGVEVLEALRDSEGTAVAIRDEEMFRAERELARLEGLFVEPSSSSTVAALPRLLETGFLEPGETVVCILTGSGLKAPSISDFLSYRRRAVELSPETGMKVRILRILAKGGRHGYGVWKALRGAISLQAVYQHLRDLEKRGYVESRRLDGRRMYELTEEGRQLLKVFRVLSRR